The DNA window GCGATCAGCCGCCGGGTGCCGGCCTCGCGGGCGCCGTCGATGGCCGCGCGGTTGGCCTCCACGAACGGGCCCTCGGGGTCGCTGCCGTCGCGCGGCGGCGAGATGGCGAGCACGATCGCGTCGTGCCCCTTGGCGAGGGTGGCGGTGTCGCGGGCGTCGCCCTTGACCGGGCCGCCCGAGCGGCTCACGCCGGTGACCTCGTGACCGCGGCGGGTCAGCTCCGCGACGATGCGCTGCCCGATCATGCCGGTCGAGCCGATGACAAGGATCTTCATGGGGTCAACAGTATCCGTTGGATACTGGTTACTTCATCGTGCTATAAGTACCTTGTGGATACCGGTGATGTATTCGACCCACAATGCCCGACCCGTGTGGTTCTGGATCGTATTGGCGATAAATGGTCCATGCTGGTGCTGCTCAGCCTCCGCGACGGGCCGATGCGCTTCACCCAGTTACGCACCCGGATCGGCGGCGTCACGCCGAAGGTGCTCACCCAGACCCTGCGTGCCATGGAGCAGGACGGGCTGCTGACGCGGGAGGTGTTCGCCGAGGTGCCGCCGCGGGTGGAGTACACGCTGACCGACCTCGGGCTCTCGCTGCACGGGCCGCTGTCGGTGGTGGCCGAATGGGCCGAGAGGAACGTCGCGGAGATCCTGCGGTGCCGCGAGAAATTCTCGTGAATCAAACAATTATCTGCATCGGTGTTGTTTTTCTCCGCCATCGCCGTACAAAACATTAACTCCAGCGACTGATCACGCTTCGCGGCGGTTCCGTACCTCTACGCTGTCTCCGTCCCACCGATGGCGAGGGAGGTCACGTGCTCGGAATCGACACCTGCCTGGCGGAGGTCATGGCCATACCAGGCGCGCTGGACGCCATGCTGGTCGACCACACCAGTGGCATGGCCGTGGCCTTCAGCCAGGACTCCGGCGTCGAGGCCGACCGCTCCGCCGCCGCGCTCACCGAGGCGCTGCGCGCCACCTCCGACGGGCTCGCGCGCACCTGCCCGGGCGACGTCGTCCGCATCGACGACATGCTGGTCACCACGGACAAGGGCCACCATCTGCTCCGGCTGATGGAGACCGTCTTCGAGGGGCCGCTCGTCATCTACGTACGCCTCGACCTGGAGCGAGCCAACCTCGCCCTGGCCCGGCACCGTCTCCAGTCCATCGCCGGCCGTCTGACGACGTGAGCCATGACCAAGCTGGACTCCCTCCTCGCCGGGCTCGCACGGGAGCGTTCGACCGGCGCGCTGCGGGTCGGCCGGAGCGGCACGATCTTCCTGTCGGACGGGCGCGTGACGTACATGGAGTGCGCCCAGACCCCGAGTCTGGAGCGGCTGCTCACCGCCAGGGGACGGATGTCGGAGGCGGCCCTGCGGGGCATGCAGTCCGACGGCGGCTGCGCCCGGCTGCTGCGGGAGGGCCCGATCACCCAGGGAGAGCTCCAGTACGCCGTGCTCGGCGTGGTGCTCGACGCGGCCTTCTTCCTGCTGCCGATGAGCGGGACGCGGCCGAAGTTCCGTCCCGGCGAGGAGCACTGGCTGGGCGGGCAGTGGTTCTTCGACGTGGCGGGGCTCGTGCGCGAGTGCGCCAGGCGGCGGGCCCAGCTCGCCGGGATCTGGCCCTCGGCCGACGTCGACACCAGCCCCGTGCGCCCGGCCACCGCCCTGGCCGGGCACGCGGTGACGCTCGACCGCGTCCAGTGGGAGGTGCTCGTCCAGGCCGACCGGCGGGCCACCCCGCTGGAGCTGGCCAGGCAGATCGGGCGGCCGGGCTACTCGGTGCTGCTGGCCGTGCGCCGGCTGGCCGCCGCGGGCCTGCTGTGCCCGCCGGACCCGCCGGACCCGCCGGAGCCGGAGGACCCGCTGTCCGCCGGCGACGAGCGGACGCTGCCCAGGCGGGCCCGCGGCGAGCTGCCGCGCCCGCCCCACCGTCCGGAGGCCCCGAGGCCGTCCGCCGGACCGTCCGTCACGGGGGACCCGACCGATATAGCGCTGCTGTTGCGGCTGAAGAAAGCGCTAGAGGAGCTGTCGTGAGGTTTCCCTCACTCAGGAGGAGGCCACGGGTGGAGCTGAAGCACGAGGTCCTGGAGGAGATGAGGCTCCTGCGCGAGCGCACGCCGGACGTGCGCGGGAGCGTCGCCTGCACCGTGGACGGCCTGCAGGTGGCCTGCGACCTGCCCGACGAGATCGGCGAGCAGGCGGCGGCCCTGGCGGCGGCCCTGCTCGCCATGAGCAGGCGCATGCTGATCATGACGCAGCACGGCGCCTTCGAGGAGACGCTGATCTCCGGCACCGCCGGCTTCGTGGCCTTCTACGCGGCCGGCCCCACCGTCGTCCTCACAGTCCTGGCCGGACCCGGCGCGAACGTCGGGCTCCTGCGGCTGGAGGGCAGGAAGACGGCCGCCGCCGTGGCGGCCGTCGCACCGCAGAAGCAGTGAACCCGAACCTGGCAGAGAAGGAGGAGTCATGGCGGGCATGGACGTCTCTCTCAAGGAGATGATGACGATCGACGGCGCGGTCGGCGCGGCGGTCGTCGACTACGGCAGCGGCATGGCGCTGGGCACCCTCGGCGGATCGAAGGACCTGGACCTCCAGGTCGCCGCCGCGGGGAACACCGAGGTCGTCAAGGCGAAGCTGCGCACGATGGACTCGCTGGGTCTCAAGGACAGCATCGAGGACATCCTCATCACCCTCGGAGGCCAGTACCACATCATCCGCCCGATCACCGGACGCGGCGGCAAGGGGCTGTTCCTCTACCTCGCCCTCGACCGCGCCCGGGCCAACCTGGCGATGTCCCGGCACCAGCTCCGCGGCATCGAGGAGAAGCTGGAGGTCTGAGCACCGCGCGGCCCGCGCCCTCCGTGCGGGGGGCGCGGGCCGCGGCGCGTTCAGGCGGTGGTGTGCTTGGTGATCTCGGCGACGATGTCGGGCCAGAGCGCGCGCGGCAGGTCGTGCCCCATCCCCGGGTACGTCACCAGGCGAGCCCCCGGGACGGCCGCCGCGGTGGCCTCGCCGCCCGCCAGGGGGACGAGCTGGTCGGCCTCGCCGTGCAGCACCAGGGTGGGCACGGTCAGCCGGCCGAGCGCCTCGACCCGGCTGCCGGACGCCATGATGGCGGCGAGCTGCCGGCCGGTGCCCGCCGGGTCGAAGCAGCGGTCGTAGGCCAGTCCCGCGAGGGTGGTGATGCGCTCGTGGTCCAGCTCGTAGCCGGGCGAGCCGATCATTGTCCAGGTGCGTACGGCCTGCTCCAGCACGCCGTCGCGGTCGGCGGCCGGCCGGGCCATGAGGATCGCGGCGGCCTCCGCCGTCGGCGGCGCGATCTCAGGGCCGGGGGTGGACATGATCGAGGTGAGGGTCAGCACGCGCTCCGGACGGCGGATGGCCAGCGTCTGGGCGATCATGCCGCCCATCGAGGCGCCCACCACGTGGGCCCGCGGCCAGCCGAGGGCGTCCATGAGGCCGGCGGTGTCCTCGGCCATGTCGTCCAGCAGGTACGGCGGAGCCGTGCCCGCGCCGGGCACCCCCGCCCCACCGACGTGCGTGGACAGCCCCGCGTCGCGGTTGTCGAACCGGACCACGTGGTGTCCCTGCTCGGCCAGGAGCTCACAGAGCCCTTCGTCCCAGTGGATGAGCTGGGCGCCGAGGCCCATGATGAGGAGCAGCGGGCGGCCTCCGGGGTCGCCGAAGCTCTCGTAGGCGATGTCGATGCCGTTGGCGGTTACGCGGGTCGTCACCGGACCAGAATCTCATTCTGGTCCGGTGACGTAAAGCGTTCTGAGCGGATGCCGGCGCCGGCTCAGGCGCCGCGCTTGAGCAGGCGCCGGAGGCGGTTACCGCCCAGCACCACGGCCCCGCCTCCCAGGGCCAGGGCGGCCCAGAGCAGGGCGCCGCCCACGCCGGTGCCCGCCTGCGCGGACTCGCCCTGGCGGACGGTCCCGGCCTGGCCGGCCGCGAGCTGGACGGCCGCGCCACCGGCGGAACCGCCGGCCACGCCCTGCGCCGGCGTCTCTGACTGGCCCGCCTTCTCCTGCACGGCCTTCGCCGCGCTCTGCGTGCCGGTCTTCGTCCTGACCTTCGCCGGCTGCGCGGTCCCGGTCGTCGCCGGCTTCTCCTCGGCCAGGACCTTCGGGGGCTCGGCCGGGTTGTTGTCACGCCGCGACCAGGCGCCGGTGGAGAAGGGGACCGGGTGGTTCTTCTTGCCGACCCCGGGGCCCCACTTGGTGATGACGTAGTCGACCTTGATGTGGCCCTGGCCGCCGATGCCGTCCACGCCCAGCGTGGCGGAGTTGAACCGGCCGCCGGTCAGCTCGGCGAAGGTCTTGGCGTCCAGGTCGAGCATGATGCCCCGGTTGGAGGGCACGCCTGGGCCGCGGTCGCCCACGAAGAAGGGCATCTTCTTGCCCTTGTACATCACGTAGCCCTCGGTCAGCAGGGGCCAGCTCGGGCTGGCGGCCAGCCCTTTCTGCATCGGCTTGCCGCTGGCCGGCAGGCCGGTGTCCCCGGCCCTGCCGGAGCCGTCGTCCCAGAAGTAGGAGGCGGTGGTCGAGCCTTTGAGCAGGATCTTCTCGTCGGTGTCAGCGTGGGCGGGGGCGGAGACGGCGGTGAGCGCGCCGAACGAGCAGGCGGCGAGCACGGCGCAGGAGCGCAGGCCGAAATAAGCAGACATGGAGCAGTGAGGTCCTTTGCGAGGGACAGGGACACGCGCTCAGGGGAGAAGGGCGCAGCCAGGGGAGAACACCTGACGGGGGAGGCTGCGCGGAGCGCGGAGGAGCCTGGACGAAGAGCCGCTCAGCGGGCGGCCGGCACTACGCTGTCGGGAATCTCGGCCGGTGGGGATCCGGTGTCCGGGGGTGTGACGCGGTACGACATGCGGGGGTCCTCTCCATCACGCCTACCGGGTTAGCTGACGGGTTCGGACGAGGAGATGCCCTACCGGCGTGCTGCCGGATTCACCCCAACGGACTGGGTCCCCGGTTCCCGAGAGGTTCGGGATTCGGCTGGTTGAATGGGCCACACTTAACCACGCACACAGGGACGAAAGCAAACGAATCGTCACGAATCGGACAAAAGATCTACCTGGCCGCCGGGCAAAGAAAAGGGAGGGCGCGGAATAACCGCGCCCTCCCTGGGCTACCGGACCTGCCGGACCTGCTGACTCAGCCGCCGCTCTTGCGCCTGAAGGATCGCTTGTTCGCGGCCGGGCCGTGCGTACCGTGGATCTTCGACGGATCGCCGCCCCTGCCACCCGCGCCGCCGGCCGCGTGCTGGCCACGCTTGCGCTCAAGCGCCTCGCGGAACTTGCGCTTCATCTCGTCCTCGGGAGTTTCGCTGACTTCCGGCTCCGGTGATTCCGCCATTGAGGACCTCCATGGTGTTGGGACACCCCCAGCTTCGCACGGTGTCCCTTACGACGCGAAACCGGTCCGTCAGGTAAAGGGGTACCGCTCGGTTCCTGGTGTTGCGTTGGGGTACGAGCGGATACAAATCCCGACATGATGGACAAATCGCCTGGACAGGCATGAGTGTCCTCGGCCTGGACCTGGCCGTGGATCTGGGGGCCGCGCGCACGCGGATCTACGCCAAGCGCAGGGGCATCGTCCTGGACGAGCCCTCCGCCGTCGTCCGCGACGCCAGGACAGGCAAGATCGTGGAGTACGGCGCGGAGGCCGACCCCACGAGCGGCCACGAGACCTGCCGGCCCGTCAGCGCGGGCCTGCCGGGCGACGGCGAGCTGACCCGGCGGCTGGTCAGGCACTTCCTGCGCAAGGTGCACCGGCGGCCCTTCGCGGCCCGTCCGCGCCTGGTCATGGCGTTGCCGGAGGGCGCCACGTCCATCGACAAGGCGGCCCTTCGGGACGTCGCCTACGACGCCGAGGCCCGCGGGCTCATGCTCGTCCCGCACGGGCTCGCGGCGGCGCTGGGCGCGGGCGTGCAGGTACGCGACGGCACCGGGCGGATGGTCATCGACATCGGGCAGGACGTGGCCCGCGTGGCCGTCCTGTCCCACGGCGCGGTGGTGGCCGCGGCCACGGTGCCCGTCGGCGGCCGGGCCATGAACCTCGCCATCGCCCGTCTCGTCGAGCGCGAGCACGGGCTGCTGCTCGACGAGGCCGAGGCGGAGGACGCCAAACGCCGGGCCGGCACCGACTGGAAGCCGCTGCAGCGGCACGTGACCGTCCAGGGACGGGACGCCGAGACCGGCCAGGAGCGGGCCGTGTCGCTGCCCGTCCAGCTCATCTACGAGGCGACGAGGCAGCCGGTCGAGGCCATCGTGCGGGCCGCCGTCGGGACCGTCGAAGGGTGCCCGCCCGAGCTGGTGGCCGACCTCGGGGAGCGGGGCGCGGTGCTGGTGGGGGGCGGCGCGCTGCTGCGCGGCCTGGGCCGGCGGCTGCGCGCGGAGCTGTGCATGCCGGTGCGGCGGGCCGAGCGCCCGCTCTACTCGGTGGCGCTCGGGCTCGGCCGCTGCGTGGAGGACCAGCGCCTGGTCAACCGGCTCAAGGCGATCATTCACTGAGTCCGTCCGCCCCTGCCGGAGGAGCGGGGCCTCCGGTAGTGTCCGGATCATGCGTACCCGCCGATACGCTGCCTCCGTGGCGCTCGCCTGCGCCGCGGCGATCACCGCGTGCGCGGCGGGCCGGAGCCTCCCCACGCTCGACGAGGCCATCAGCCGGCTCACCGCTGACGCCGACCTCCTCCTCCTCGACTCCTCCGACCTGCACCGCTCCGCGCCGCAGCAGGTCGAGGACGGCTCCTGCGTCCCCGGCGAGGTACGCGGGTGGCTGCTGGCCGAGAGCGAGCGGGTGGACGCCTCCTCCGGCCTCCAGGAGAGACTCCAGGCCCTCGGGTACGACAAGATCGCCGACGACCTGGACCTGCGCGACGGCCGCCGGGACGTGGCGGTGCTGCGCGACCCCAGGACGTTGCTGACCTTCGAGCTGACGGTCGCCCGCGGCCCCCGCCCTGGCGTCCGCCTGGTCGGCAAGACCTCCTGTTACGCGGCCT is part of the Nonomuraea coxensis DSM 45129 genome and encodes:
- a CDS encoding winged helix-turn-helix transcriptional regulator, with the protein product MLVLLSLRDGPMRFTQLRTRIGGVTPKVLTQTLRAMEQDGLLTREVFAEVPPRVEYTLTDLGLSLHGPLSVVAEWAERNVAEILRCREKFS
- a CDS encoding roadblock/LC7 domain-containing protein → MLGIDTCLAEVMAIPGALDAMLVDHTSGMAVAFSQDSGVEADRSAAALTEALRATSDGLARTCPGDVVRIDDMLVTTDKGHHLLRLMETVFEGPLVIYVRLDLERANLALARHRLQSIAGRLTT
- a CDS encoding roadblock/LC7 domain-containing protein, whose amino-acid sequence is MELKHEVLEEMRLLRERTPDVRGSVACTVDGLQVACDLPDEIGEQAAALAAALLAMSRRMLIMTQHGAFEETLISGTAGFVAFYAAGPTVVLTVLAGPGANVGLLRLEGRKTAAAVAAVAPQKQ
- a CDS encoding alpha/beta fold hydrolase — translated: MTTRVTANGIDIAYESFGDPGGRPLLLIMGLGAQLIHWDEGLCELLAEQGHHVVRFDNRDAGLSTHVGGAGVPGAGTAPPYLLDDMAEDTAGLMDALGWPRAHVVGASMGGMIAQTLAIRRPERVLTLTSIMSTPGPEIAPPTAEAAAILMARPAADRDGVLEQAVRTWTMIGSPGYELDHERITTLAGLAYDRCFDPAGTGRQLAAIMASGSRVEALGRLTVPTLVLHGEADQLVPLAGGEATAAAVPGARLVTYPGMGHDLPRALWPDIVAEITKHTTA
- a CDS encoding DUF5302 domain-containing protein, with translation MAESPEPEVSETPEDEMKRKFREALERKRGQHAAGGAGGRGGDPSKIHGTHGPAANKRSFRRKSGG
- a CDS encoding rod shape-determining protein, producing the protein MSVLGLDLAVDLGAARTRIYAKRRGIVLDEPSAVVRDARTGKIVEYGAEADPTSGHETCRPVSAGLPGDGELTRRLVRHFLRKVHRRPFAARPRLVMALPEGATSIDKAALRDVAYDAEARGLMLVPHGLAAALGAGVQVRDGTGRMVIDIGQDVARVAVLSHGAVVAAATVPVGGRAMNLAIARLVEREHGLLLDEAEAEDAKRRAGTDWKPLQRHVTVQGRDAETGQERAVSLPVQLIYEATRQPVEAIVRAAVGTVEGCPPELVADLGERGAVLVGGGALLRGLGRRLRAELCMPVRRAERPLYSVALGLGRCVEDQRLVNRLKAIIH